Proteins encoded in a region of the Patagioenas fasciata isolate bPatFas1 chromosome 21, bPatFas1.hap1, whole genome shotgun sequence genome:
- the GNAT2 gene encoding guanine nucleotide-binding protein G(t) subunit alpha-2, with the protein MGSGASAEDKEMAKRSKELEKKLQEDADKEAKTVKLLLLGAGESGKSTIVKQMKIIHQDGYTPEECMEFKAIIYGNILQSILAIIRAMSTLGIDYAESSRADDGRQLFNLADSIEEGTMPPELVDCIKKLWKDGGVQACFDRAAEYQLNDSAAYYLNQLDRITAPDYLPNEQDVLRSRVKTTGIIETKFSVKDLNFRMFDVGGQRSERKKWIHCFEGVTCIIFCGALSAYDMVLVEDDEVNRMHESLHLFNSICNHKFFAATSIILFLNKKDLFEEKIKKVHLSICFPEYDGPNTFEDAGNYIKTQFLDLNMRKDVKEIYSHMTCATDTQNVKFVFDAVTDVIIKENLKDCGLF; encoded by the exons ATGGGGAGCGGGGCCAGCGCCGAGGACAAGGAGATGGCCAAGAGGTccaaggagctggagaagaagCTCCAGGAGGACGCGGATAAAGAGGCCAAGACGGTCAAGTTGCTCTTGCTCG GGGCCGGAGAGTCAGGCAAGAGCACCATCGTGAAGCAGATGAA gatcATCCACCAGGACGGCTACACGCCCGAGGAGTGCATGGAGTTCAAGGCCATCATCTACGGCAACATCCTgcagtccatcctggccatcatCCGCGCCATGTCCACCCTGGGCATCGACTACGCCGAGTCGTCCCGCGCG GACGACGGGCGGCAGCTCTTCAACCTGGCCGACTCCATCGAGGAGGGGACGATGCCCCCCGAGCTGGTCGACTGCATCAAGAAGCTGTGGAAGGACGGGGGGGTCCAGGCGTGTTTTGACCGCGCCGCCGAGTACCAGCTCAACGATTCGGCTGCGta TTACCTGAACCAGCTGGACAGGATCACAGCCCCCGATTACCTCCCCAACGAGCAGGACGTGCTGCGGTCCCGAGTGAAGACCACGGGCATCATCGAGACCAAGTTCTCCGTCAAAGACCTCAATTTCAG gatgTTCGACGTGGGGGGGCAGAGATCGGAGCGCAAGAAGTGGATCCACTGCTTCGAGGGGGTGACCTGCATCATCTTCTGCGGGGCGCTGAGCGCCTACGACATGGTGCTGGTGGAGGACGACGAAGTG AACCGCATGCACGAGTCCCTGCACCTCTTCAACAGTATATGCAACCACAAGTTCTTCGCCGCCACCTCCATCATCCTCTTCCTCAACAAGAAGGACCTTTTCGAGGAGAAGATCAAGAAAGTCCATCTCAGCATTTGCTTCCCGGAGTATGACG GTCCCAACACGTTCGAAGACGCGGGAAACTACATCAAGACCCAGTTCCTCGACCTCAACATGCGGAAGGACGTGAAGGAGATTTACAGCCACATGACCTGTGCCACAGACACGCAGAACGTCAAGTTCGTCTTCGACGCCGTCACGGACGTCATCATCAAAGAGAACCTCAAGGACTGCGGCCTCTTCTGA